In Sphingobacteriaceae bacterium, the following proteins share a genomic window:
- a CDS encoding response regulator, with the protein MKTVFLIDDDLDDREIFQEALHSIDLSVIYLEAGDGQQALQMIMQENFVLPNLIFVDLNMPRVGGLEFLQKVRLFPDYKNIPIYVYSTSSAQADADKCLKAGATGFITKHNSFDDLKKELTKLLK; encoded by the coding sequence TTGAAAACTGTTTTTTTAATAGACGACGACCTTGATGACCGCGAAATTTTTCAGGAGGCTCTCCATTCTATTGACCTGTCTGTAATTTATCTGGAAGCTGGAGATGGCCAACAAGCGCTTCAAATGATCATGCAGGAAAATTTCGTTTTACCGAATCTGATTTTTGTTGATCTCAATATGCCCCGCGTTGGTGGTCTGGAATTTTTACAAAAAGTAAGGCTATTTCCTGATTATAAAAATATTCCGATTTATGTCTATTCTACCTCCTCTGCGCAAGCGGATGCAGACAAGTGTTTAAAAGCAGGGGCTACAGGATTTATAACCAAACATAATTCTTTTGATGATCTCAAAAAGGAATTGACAAAACTTCTTAAGTAA
- a CDS encoding ribonuclease BN: protein MLKVKNYFSGIWSITKKTGKAWMDADPFRQSAVVAYYAIFSIPALLVIIISCAGLVFGREAVQGQISDQIGSAISADTAEQVEEMIAKASEQKASIMATIISVITLILGSTGVFSQLQTSLNQIWEVKASEEKKFLKTLRDRLFSFGLVLSIAFLMLVSLVLTAGLEAFSGWIKAHLPDFMLVVFRLISFILSLSILSVLFALMFKILPDAKIKWRDVWIGAIATTLLFLLGKFGLGIYFAKAEPGSTYGAAGSIVLIMLWVSYSCMILFFGAEFTKQYALHLGRKIEAKKGAELLKNSDDLNNEEQAIIHLKDYKSKNKNVS from the coding sequence ATGTTAAAGGTCAAAAATTATTTTTCAGGCATCTGGAGCATCACTAAAAAAACCGGCAAAGCCTGGATGGATGCCGATCCTTTTAGACAAAGCGCAGTAGTTGCCTATTACGCCATATTTTCAATTCCAGCATTATTGGTAATCATTATTAGTTGTGCCGGCTTAGTGTTCGGCAGAGAAGCTGTGCAAGGACAAATATCAGATCAGATAGGTTCTGCTATAAGTGCAGATACTGCCGAACAGGTAGAAGAAATGATTGCAAAAGCCAGTGAGCAAAAAGCCTCGATAATGGCCACCATCATCAGTGTAATAACGCTTATCCTTGGATCGACCGGAGTTTTTTCGCAGTTGCAAACTTCCTTAAACCAGATCTGGGAAGTTAAAGCATCAGAGGAGAAAAAATTCCTTAAGACATTGCGCGACCGTTTATTTTCTTTCGGCCTGGTTTTGTCTATTGCTTTTTTAATGTTGGTATCACTTGTCTTAACGGCAGGCCTCGAAGCCTTTAGCGGTTGGATAAAGGCCCATCTTCCTGATTTTATGCTCGTAGTGTTCCGGTTAATTAGTTTTATATTATCCCTTTCTATTTTAAGTGTATTGTTTGCACTTATGTTTAAAATTTTACCAGATGCTAAAATTAAATGGCGTGATGTATGGATCGGGGCCATTGCCACTACTTTACTATTCCTGCTTGGAAAATTCGGTTTGGGAATCTATTTTGCTAAGGCTGAGCCCGGCTCTACATACGGCGCCGCAGGATCAATTGTTCTTATTATGTTATGGGTATCTTATTCATGTATGATCTTATTTTTTGGCGCAGAATTTACAAAACAATATGCTTTACATCTCGGAAGAAAAATTGAAGCGAAAAAAGGCGCTGAGCTTTTAAAAAATAGCGATGACCTTAACAACGAAGAACAAGCCATTATCCATCTCAAAGATTATAAATCTAAAAACAAAAATGTGTCATAA
- a CDS encoding calpastatin has translation MADLTRFITAQNESYEIALAEIKNGKKQSHWMWYIFPQLIGLGQSSASTFYGIVNLQEARAYSDHPVLGPRLIEISNALLNLSETTAYAIFGSPDDKKLKSSMTLFSLVKNSNPVFKKVLQTFFKGECDVATLNLIEKKLKND, from the coding sequence ATGGCAGATTTAACACGCTTCATAACCGCTCAAAACGAAAGCTACGAGATAGCTTTAGCAGAAATAAAAAATGGGAAGAAACAAAGTCACTGGATGTGGTACATTTTTCCTCAATTAATTGGATTGGGACAAAGCAGTGCTTCTACTTTTTATGGAATTGTTAACCTGCAAGAAGCAAGAGCGTATTCAGACCACCCGGTGTTAGGGCCCCGGTTAATTGAAATTTCAAACGCCCTGCTTAATTTGTCTGAAACCACTGCTTATGCAATTTTTGGCAGCCCGGACGATAAAAAACTAAAGTCTTCTATGACTTTATTTTCTTTGGTAAAAAATAGCAATCCGGTCTTTAAAAAGGTTCTGCAAACATTTTTCAAGGGAGAGTGCGATGTAGCAACCCTTAATCTGATTGAGAAAAAACTGAAAAATGACTGA
- a CDS encoding DNA-binding response regulator, which yields MPVRVFLVEGREIVRQGIKAMLSGEQNIILTGEANNEVEAYEKLALLQTEVVLLDMNIPVEAIVAFTKKVKEKHPEIRILILTMHDYESSLTRILMGGADGYVLKDTSKDELVAAIEKVNTEGTYMNPGVIIDLVTKHKSQELQPANLPVLTERESQVLDLIALGLTNVQMAKKLFTSVRTIETRRKNLLQKTGSVNTATLIRYAVLNGLIK from the coding sequence ATGCCTGTAAGAGTGTTTTTAGTAGAAGGGCGTGAGATTGTAAGACAAGGCATAAAAGCTATGCTGAGCGGTGAACAGAATATCATATTAACCGGAGAAGCAAACAATGAAGTAGAAGCTTATGAAAAACTAGCTCTTCTTCAAACAGAAGTTGTTTTGTTAGACATGAATATTCCTGTAGAGGCCATTGTTGCCTTTACAAAAAAAGTAAAAGAGAAACATCCTGAAATAAGAATTCTTATTCTTACTATGCATGATTACGAAAGTTCACTCACCAGAATTTTAATGGGAGGGGCAGACGGCTACGTGCTAAAAGATACAAGTAAAGACGAACTGGTTGCAGCTATCGAAAAAGTGAATACTGAAGGAACTTATATGAATCCGGGAGTAATTATTGATCTTGTTACCAAGCACAAGTCGCAGGAATTACAGCCAGCTAATTTGCCGGTTTTAACGGAACGGGAATCGCAGGTGCTTGATCTTATAGCACTTGGCCTCACAAATGTTCAAATGGCGAAAAAATTATTTACAAGTGTCAGAACCATAGAAACACGCAGGAAAAATCTCCTTCAAAAAACGGGGAGTGTAAATACTGCAACACTTATACGTTATGCGGTTTTGAACGGACTCATTAAATAG
- a CDS encoding MFS transporter: MQTIEEIQSFKGKYPKQLWFLFFSEMWERFSFYGMRGMLVFFMTTELAMDDTTANLQYGASQAYVYAFTFIGGLIADKILGFRRSLFWGGLLMIVGSIVLSIDPKAFFFLGISLNVVGTAFFKPNISTIVGNLYKPGDSRTDAGFSMFYAGVNLGALLGGYVCIAVGKGFIFSESIPEHLRWNVAFGISAVFMVISLLTFTQTQKKLGSIGLSPLLHLTDGKRKIFEYSTFIASLIFVPIIMMLVSNQEYTDIFMYIIGPASLLYLGYEMRNFTWRENKMLIAAVIFMVFSIFFWAFFEQSGGSLSLFAASNLDNKVLGFTLDPNGVNNSANSFFVIVFAALIGLVWIGLNKLKLEPNTIVKFGLAFLFLAAGFYIFYYTKFFADANGVTSLNIFTFGWFIITFGELCLSPIGMSVMTKLSPQKTQAVVMGMWFLASAYGQYFAGLLGANISSASENSTNLEKLMIYAEGYKQLAIYALIAGVILIVISPVVKKLMGGVK; the protein is encoded by the coding sequence ATGCAAACAATAGAAGAGATACAAAGTTTTAAAGGCAAATACCCGAAACAATTGTGGTTTTTGTTTTTCAGTGAAATGTGGGAGCGTTTTAGTTTCTATGGCATGCGGGGAATGCTGGTTTTCTTTATGACCACAGAGCTAGCGATGGATGATACGACGGCGAATCTTCAGTATGGAGCTTCGCAGGCCTATGTTTATGCGTTTACTTTTATTGGTGGTTTAATAGCCGACAAAATTTTGGGTTTTCGCCGCTCTCTTTTTTGGGGAGGCTTATTAATGATTGTTGGTAGTATTGTTTTATCTATAGATCCAAAAGCTTTTTTCTTTTTGGGAATTAGTTTAAATGTTGTTGGAACGGCTTTCTTTAAACCGAATATTTCTACCATCGTTGGTAATTTATATAAGCCCGGAGATAGTCGCACCGATGCCGGTTTCTCTATGTTTTATGCCGGTGTTAATCTTGGAGCCTTGCTGGGTGGTTACGTTTGTATTGCCGTTGGTAAAGGATTTATTTTTTCGGAATCTATTCCTGAGCATTTACGCTGGAATGTAGCTTTTGGAATCTCTGCTGTGTTTATGGTGATTAGTTTACTAACCTTTACACAAACGCAAAAAAAATTGGGTAGCATAGGCCTCTCTCCTTTATTGCATTTAACAGATGGAAAAAGAAAGATTTTTGAGTACAGTACGTTCATAGCCTCGCTGATTTTTGTTCCAATTATTATGATGCTGGTGTCTAACCAGGAATACACAGACATCTTTATGTATATTATTGGTCCGGCATCATTACTGTATCTGGGTTACGAAATGCGAAATTTCACCTGGCGCGAAAATAAGATGTTGATTGCTGCAGTTATTTTCATGGTGTTTTCGATTTTTTTCTGGGCCTTTTTCGAACAGAGTGGCGGTTCATTAAGCTTGTTTGCCGCCAGTAATTTAGATAACAAAGTCCTGGGTTTCACCCTTGATCCTAATGGCGTAAATAACTCTGCCAATTCCTTTTTTGTGATCGTGTTCGCCGCTTTAATAGGACTGGTGTGGATTGGTTTGAACAAGCTTAAATTAGAGCCAAACACCATTGTAAAATTCGGCCTGGCCTTTCTGTTTTTGGCGGCTGGTTTTTATATTTTTTATTATACTAAGTTTTTTGCCGATGCAAATGGTGTTACATCTCTAAATATCTTCACATTCGGTTGGTTTATCATAACCTTTGGAGAGTTATGCTTGTCGCCGATTGGTATGTCGGTAATGACAAAACTTTCGCCACAAAAAACACAGGCCGTAGTTATGGGTATGTGGTTTCTGGCAAGCGCTTACGGTCAGTACTTTGCCGGATTATTAGGCGCAAACATTTCGAGTGCCTCTGAGAACTCTACAAATCTTGAAAAGCTGATGATCTATGCGGAGGGTTATAAACAGTTAGCTATTTATGCTTTAATTGCCGGAGTTATTTTGATAGTGATTTCTCCAGTGGTAAAGAAGTTGATGGGTGGAGTAAAGTAA
- a CDS encoding MFS transporter, with the protein MEQTTEKQGHPKGLYFLFFTEMWERFSYYGMRAIFILFMTKVLLLKDSDASEIYGSYTGLVYLTPLLGGYLCDKYLGNRRSIVIGGLLMAIGQFCMFLSASAGADGGIAIMWLGLTSIIIGNGFFKPNISTMVGQLYPAGDRRIDSAFTIFYMGINLGAFFSPLVCGSMDFKWGFLSACVGMLLGLLAFILFQKKYLISEEGKEIGLPVKKLDMKSILMIIGSIGIVFFMLNFKQMFKSDVDIISYFIYGAMIVMPIIILTDKSLTKLERNRIIVIFILAFFVIFFWGAFEQAGASLTLFADRQTNRTIFGWEMPASYFQSINPLAVITLAPIFTIIWGFLYKRRLEPSSPYKMAYGLALVALGYIVIAIAVKGLGLGEKVSMWWLVSLYIIHSMGELCLSPIGLSMVSKLAPLRLSSLMMGTWFLANAAANKFAGTLSALIPPSAENIDPNVPVVYPSFFGFQITNLYEFFMVFIIMTGIAAAILFVLSSWLKKMMNEHHTEVPPAELHS; encoded by the coding sequence ATGGAACAAACTACCGAGAAACAAGGGCATCCTAAAGGGCTCTATTTTTTATTTTTCACTGAAATGTGGGAGCGCTTTAGTTATTATGGAATGAGGGCGATCTTCATTTTATTTATGACTAAAGTATTGTTATTGAAAGACTCTGATGCTTCAGAAATTTATGGAAGCTACACTGGCTTAGTATACCTGACTCCACTTTTAGGAGGTTATCTTTGCGACAAATATTTGGGAAACCGTCGTAGTATTGTTATCGGAGGTTTATTAATGGCTATCGGTCAATTTTGTATGTTTCTAAGTGCCTCTGCGGGTGCAGATGGCGGAATAGCAATTATGTGGCTGGGTTTAACCTCTATCATTATCGGTAACGGATTCTTTAAACCGAATATTTCTACCATGGTTGGTCAATTGTATCCTGCGGGAGACAGACGTATTGACAGTGCTTTCACTATTTTTTACATGGGGATCAATCTTGGAGCTTTTTTCTCTCCTCTTGTTTGCGGATCTATGGATTTTAAATGGGGCTTTTTGTCCGCTTGCGTTGGCATGCTGCTTGGATTACTCGCCTTTATACTATTTCAAAAAAAATACCTTATTTCTGAAGAAGGGAAAGAAATTGGTTTGCCTGTAAAGAAATTGGATATGAAAAGTATCCTGATGATCATAGGTTCTATTGGAATCGTGTTCTTTATGCTGAATTTTAAACAAATGTTTAAAAGCGATGTAGACATTATCAGCTACTTTATTTACGGAGCAATGATTGTTATGCCAATAATCATTTTGACGGATAAAAGTCTTACAAAACTCGAAAGGAACAGGATCATTGTAATTTTTATTCTTGCATTTTTTGTAATCTTCTTTTGGGGCGCGTTTGAACAAGCCGGAGCGTCATTGACTTTGTTTGCTGACAGACAAACTAACAGAACAATCTTTGGTTGGGAAATGCCAGCTTCTTATTTTCAGTCGATCAATCCGCTTGCTGTAATTACATTGGCTCCAATCTTTACTATTATTTGGGGCTTCTTGTATAAAAGACGTTTAGAACCCTCATCACCTTACAAAATGGCTTACGGTTTAGCTTTAGTTGCTTTAGGATATATTGTTATAGCAATTGCTGTTAAAGGTTTAGGTCTTGGAGAAAAAGTAAGCATGTGGTGGTTAGTTTCACTTTACATCATTCACTCTATGGGAGAACTCTGTTTGTCACCTATTGGTTTATCCATGGTTTCGAAGCTGGCACCTTTACGTTTATCTTCTTTAATGATGGGAACCTGGTTTTTAGCTAATGCCGCTGCGAATAAATTTGCAGGAACTTTAAGCGCCTTAATTCCACCCTCTGCTGAAAATATAGATCCGAATGTACCAGTTGTTTATCCTTCTTTTTTCGGATTTCAAATTACTAACCTTTATGAATTTTTTATGGTTTTTATTATTATGACTGGAATTGCAGCCGCGATTTTATTTGTGTTAAGTTCGTGGTTGAAAAAGATGATGAACGAACACCATACGGAAGTTCCGCCTGCAGAACTTCATAGTTAG
- a CDS encoding beta-ketoacyl-ACP reductase (catalyzes the conversion of 3-hydroxyacyl-CoA to 3-oxyacyl-CoA) codes for MDKLNKRVVLVTGATGGLGTAMCKHLQKDGYHVVGNYHTKEKADKWLEDMKAEGFDIKLFYGDVSDFDSAGEMIRKIENEVGPIDTLVNNAGITRDGRLINMKKEDWDAVIGTNLTSVFNCSRQVLDGMVERKFGRIINISSVNGQRGQFGQTNYSAAKAGMHGFTKSLAMEVAKYGITVNTISPGYIGTDMVMAVPEKVLAQIVAQVPMGRLGGTHEVAHLVSFLASEATSFITGANYSINGGQHVY; via the coding sequence ATGGACAAGTTGAACAAAAGAGTAGTATTGGTAACTGGCGCAACAGGCGGACTGGGAACGGCCATGTGTAAACACCTTCAAAAGGATGGGTATCACGTAGTGGGAAATTATCACACGAAAGAAAAGGCAGACAAATGGTTAGAAGATATGAAGGCTGAAGGCTTTGATATAAAATTGTTTTACGGAGATGTAAGTGATTTTGACAGTGCGGGGGAAATGATACGTAAGATAGAAAATGAAGTAGGTCCGATTGATACGCTTGTAAATAATGCTGGTATCACGCGCGATGGTCGTTTAATTAACATGAAAAAAGAAGATTGGGATGCCGTTATAGGAACCAATCTAACCTCCGTATTTAATTGTTCGCGCCAGGTTTTAGACGGCATGGTTGAAAGAAAATTCGGACGTATTATAAATATTTCTTCGGTGAATGGTCAGCGTGGACAATTCGGACAGACCAATTACAGTGCCGCAAAAGCGGGGATGCATGGCTTCACCAAATCATTGGCTATGGAAGTGGCTAAATACGGAATTACAGTAAATACAATCTCTCCGGGCTACATTGGTACGGATATGGTGATGGCGGTTCCTGAAAAAGTACTGGCGCAAATTGTGGCGCAAGTGCCAATGGGGCGTCTTGGCGGCACGCATGAAGTAGCCCATTTAGTGAGTTTTTTAGCCAGCGAAGCAACCAGTTTTATTACGGGAGCAAATTACAGTATTAATGGAGGGCAGCACGTATATTAG
- a CDS encoding dehydrogenase, translated as MLEVNQVYTHEFSFSQEEVNRFAEVTGDKNPVHTDPAYAAKTLFRKPVMHGMLGAALFSKVFGTLFPGEGTIYLKQSLNFLKPMYVDVTYKAEFTIKELIKDKNRAVVETLIKNPDGLVCTSGEATILNTEKIRN; from the coding sequence ATGCTGGAAGTAAATCAAGTTTATACACACGAATTCAGTTTTTCTCAAGAAGAAGTTAACCGTTTTGCGGAAGTTACAGGTGATAAAAATCCTGTGCATACAGATCCTGCCTACGCCGCAAAAACATTATTCAGAAAGCCGGTTATGCATGGTATGCTGGGTGCCGCCTTGTTTAGTAAGGTTTTCGGAACTTTATTTCCTGGTGAAGGAACTATTTATTTAAAACAATCTTTAAATTTTTTAAAGCCGATGTATGTGGACGTTACATATAAAGCGGAGTTCACTATTAAAGAACTTATAAAAGATAAGAACAGAGCGGTAGTGGAAACGCTTATAAAAAATCCTGACGGCCTTGTTTGTACCAGTGGTGAAGCCACAATTCTCAATACAGAAAAAATTAGAAATTAA
- a CDS encoding RlmI/RlmK family 23S rRNA methyltransferase produces the protein MTYPQIILNKGKEFSMQRKHPWVFSGAINKKDATLQDGDLVEVYSSKNEFLGIGYFSNGGSIAVRIISFEKTTIDENFWFEKINKAWNYRQHLTILNEHTNVCRLFFGEGDGVPGLILDYYAGHVVVQAHSWGVYLQKDNITEAIKRTLGDSLKSIYDKSAETLSKHFAGKTENGFLFGSEEEIIVKENDHLFKIDFINGQKTGFFIDQRDNRKLLGDYSKNKTVLNTFSYTGGFSVYAAAAGASRVDSVDVSAPAIALCDQNITLNNCKNHESYAIDTFEFLKDKKDVYDVIVLDPPAFAKSRDAKHHAVIGYKRLNTMAMKLIKKNGIIFTFSCSGVVDKMLFYNTITSAALEAGRNIKVLHYLYQPADHPVTPFFAEGEYLKGMVLWVE, from the coding sequence ATGACCTATCCGCAAATCATTTTAAATAAAGGAAAAGAATTCTCCATGCAACGCAAACACCCCTGGGTGTTTTCAGGCGCTATCAACAAAAAAGACGCTACCCTTCAGGATGGAGACCTGGTAGAAGTATACTCCAGTAAAAATGAATTTTTGGGCATTGGTTATTTTTCTAACGGTGGAAGCATCGCCGTTCGAATTATTTCTTTTGAGAAAACGACGATTGACGAAAATTTTTGGTTCGAGAAAATCAACAAGGCCTGGAACTACCGTCAGCATCTAACTATTTTAAACGAGCATACAAATGTTTGCCGTTTATTTTTTGGAGAAGGCGATGGTGTACCGGGATTGATTTTGGATTATTATGCAGGACACGTTGTTGTTCAGGCTCATTCCTGGGGAGTTTACCTTCAAAAAGATAATATTACTGAAGCCATAAAAAGAACTTTAGGTGACTCTCTGAAAAGCATCTACGATAAAAGCGCTGAAACTTTATCGAAACATTTTGCAGGGAAAACCGAAAACGGATTTTTATTCGGATCGGAAGAAGAAATTATCGTTAAAGAAAATGACCATCTTTTTAAAATCGATTTCATCAACGGACAAAAAACGGGTTTCTTTATCGATCAACGCGATAACCGCAAACTCCTTGGAGACTACAGTAAAAATAAAACTGTTTTAAACACTTTTTCTTATACGGGTGGATTCTCTGTATACGCAGCAGCTGCTGGAGCTAGTCGAGTAGACTCTGTTGACGTGAGTGCTCCTGCAATTGCACTTTGTGACCAGAACATTACTTTAAACAACTGCAAGAATCACGAGAGTTATGCTATAGACACCTTTGAATTTTTAAAAGATAAAAAAGATGTTTACGATGTTATTGTATTAGATCCTCCGGCTTTTGCTAAGAGTCGCGATGCTAAACACCACGCGGTGATCGGATACAAAAGATTAAACACAATGGCCATGAAACTCATTAAAAAGAATGGGATCATCTTTACGTTTAGCTGCAGTGGCGTGGTCGACAAAATGCTCTTTTATAACACAATTACTTCTGCCGCTTTAGAAGCAGGAAGGAATATTAAAGTACTTCATTATTTATATCAACCTGCCGACCATCCAGTAACGCCTTTCTTTGCCGAAGGGGAATACCTTAAGGGAATGGTGCTTTGGGTAGAATAA
- a CDS encoding aminofutalosine synthase MqnE codes for MILSEHHPQSLLANSSYSPELKAIAEKVFNGERITFDEGVTLYKKAELGFLGVLANYVREKKSGNYVYFNHNFHVEPTNVCVYSCSFCSYSRLIKNRDQGWELSVDQIMNIIKGYDNQAVTEVHITGGVVPKQDLAFYTELFQKIKAHRPDLHIKALTPVEFHYIFKKAKLTYEEGLKIFKEAGLDSLPGGGAEIFDKDIRDKIAGGKCTSEEWLSLHEIWHKMGNQSNATMLYGHIETFEHRIDHMNRLRELQDRTHGFNAFIPLKFRNKENEMANVPEVSVIEDLRNYAVARIYLDNFPHIKAYWAMIGRNTAQLSLNFGTDDLDGTIDDTTKIYSMAGSEEQNPKLSTQELVDLIKSVGKTPVQRDTLYNVVKEYSEA; via the coding sequence ATGATTTTAAGCGAACACCATCCACAAAGTCTTCTCGCAAATTCTTCTTATTCTCCCGAATTAAAAGCCATTGCAGAAAAAGTTTTTAACGGCGAACGCATCACCTTTGATGAAGGCGTTACTTTATATAAAAAAGCCGAACTTGGATTTTTAGGAGTACTTGCTAATTATGTGCGCGAGAAAAAAAGCGGTAACTATGTTTATTTTAATCACAATTTCCACGTAGAGCCTACTAACGTTTGCGTCTACTCCTGCTCTTTCTGTTCATATTCACGTTTGATAAAAAATCGTGATCAGGGCTGGGAACTATCCGTTGACCAGATCATGAACATCATTAAGGGTTACGACAACCAGGCTGTTACAGAAGTTCACATTACCGGCGGCGTAGTCCCTAAACAGGACCTTGCTTTTTATACCGAATTATTTCAAAAAATCAAGGCACACCGTCCTGATTTGCATATCAAAGCATTAACCCCAGTTGAGTTCCACTATATTTTTAAAAAAGCAAAACTAACTTACGAAGAAGGTTTGAAAATTTTTAAAGAAGCAGGACTGGATAGTCTGCCCGGTGGAGGCGCAGAAATTTTTGATAAAGACATTCGCGATAAAATTGCCGGTGGAAAATGTACTTCTGAAGAATGGTTGTCTCTTCACGAGATCTGGCACAAGATGGGCAATCAAAGTAATGCCACCATGTTATACGGCCACATAGAAACCTTCGAACACCGCATTGATCATATGAACCGTCTTCGCGAATTGCAGGACAGAACACATGGCTTTAACGCATTCATTCCTCTTAAATTTCGCAATAAGGAAAATGAAATGGCCAACGTGCCTGAAGTAAGTGTGATTGAAGATTTAAGGAACTACGCCGTGGCGAGAATTTACCTTGATAATTTCCCGCACATCAAAGCCTATTGGGCAATGATTGGAAGAAATACAGCACAATTGTCTCTGAATTTTGGCACCGACGACCTTGACGGAACGATAGATGACACAACTAAAATATACAGCATGGCCGGTTCTGAAGAGCAGAATCCAAAACTCTCTACACAGGAACTGGTAGACCTGATTAAATCCGTTGGCAAAACACCTGTTCAACGCGACACTCTTTATAACGTTGTAAAAGAATATTCGGAAGCATAA
- a CDS encoding 3-octaprenyl-4-hydroxybenzoate carboxy-lyase, with protein sequence MHKQKIAIAVTGASGSIYAKVLLDKISKLSEQIEEVSLVFSDNAKDVWNLELGNRDYENYKFKTYAKNDFFSPIASGSARYTTLIICPCSMGTLARIASGISNDLITRAADVILKERRKLILVTRDTPLSLIHINNMRTVTEAGAIVCPASPSFYSNPKTFEELAATVVDRIIDLAGLQQDSFRWGEK encoded by the coding sequence ATCCATAAACAAAAAATAGCAATAGCAGTAACCGGCGCAAGTGGCAGCATTTATGCAAAAGTATTATTGGATAAAATTTCTAAACTTTCTGAGCAGATCGAAGAAGTAAGTCTTGTTTTTAGTGATAACGCTAAGGATGTCTGGAATCTGGAATTAGGCAACCGCGATTACGAAAACTATAAATTCAAAACCTACGCGAAGAACGATTTTTTTTCCCCCATTGCCTCTGGATCTGCAAGATATACCACTTTAATTATCTGCCCCTGTAGTATGGGAACACTAGCCCGCATTGCATCGGGCATCAGTAACGATTTAATTACCCGTGCCGCAGACGTAATACTTAAGGAGCGTCGCAAATTAATTCTGGTAACGCGTGACACACCTTTAAGTTTGATTCATATCAACAATATGAGAACCGTTACAGAAGCCGGCGCCATTGTTTGTCCGGCATCGCCTTCTTTTTACTCCAATCCCAAAACCTTTGAAGAATTAGCGGCTACGGTTGTAGACAGAATTATCGATCTGGCAGGACTTCAGCAGGATTCCTTCCGTTGGGGAGAAAAATAA
- a CDS encoding methanol dehydrogenase gives MKKILIFLSIIFAGILNSQVAERPNPPRLYNNLSKEFPDFLNASEAAQLEEKLEVFSNETSNQIVVVIVDDLNGLDASSYAFKIGNTWGVGKADKDNGIVILIKPTEADGGRSLFIATGQGLEGAIPDLATKKIRDNEITPYLKNGEYFKALDNGTDVLMKLAKGEINVKDYTRERGGKGKTPLALIIIVIVVIILLRSMFGGGGRGGRTFSSAGSALFWGSMLGGSGRGGGGFGGGGSSGGGFGGFGGGSFGGGGSGGSW, from the coding sequence ATGAAAAAAATACTGATTTTTCTTTCTATCATTTTTGCAGGAATACTGAATTCGCAGGTAGCTGAACGTCCGAATCCACCTCGTTTATATAACAATCTCTCAAAAGAGTTTCCGGATTTTTTAAACGCTTCAGAAGCGGCTCAGTTAGAAGAGAAGCTGGAAGTGTTTAGTAACGAAACCTCCAATCAAATTGTAGTGGTGATTGTTGATGATCTTAATGGTCTGGATGCTTCTTCTTACGCATTTAAAATTGGTAATACCTGGGGAGTTGGTAAAGCGGATAAAGACAATGGTATTGTTATTCTTATTAAACCAACTGAAGCTGATGGAGGACGTAGCTTATTTATTGCTACAGGACAAGGTCTTGAAGGTGCTATTCCTGATTTAGCGACTAAAAAAATTCGCGACAATGAAATTACTCCCTATTTAAAAAACGGCGAATACTTTAAGGCACTTGACAACGGAACAGATGTCCTGATGAAACTTGCAAAGGGCGAGATCAATGTGAAGGATTATACCCGTGAAAGAGGTGGAAAAGGTAAAACACCCCTGGCGCTTATCATTATTGTTATTGTGGTAATTATTCTTTTAAGAAGCATGTTTGGCGGCGGTGGTCGCGGTGGTCGTACATTTTCAAGTGCCGGCAGCGCTCTTTTTTGGGGTAGCATGCTTGGTGGTAGCGGTCGCGGTGGCGGAGGCTTTGGCGGTGGCGGTTCTTCAGGAGGTGGGTTTGGAGGCTTTGGCGGGGGTAGTTTTGGCGGTGGCGGATCAGGAGGAAGTTGGTAG